From a single Solanum dulcamara chromosome 4, daSolDulc1.2, whole genome shotgun sequence genomic region:
- the LOC129884468 gene encoding probable cysteine protease RD19B: protein MAIRFSFLFLFSILLTTSLLVAVNGDIKGLDDDEDILIRQVVGDDDHHMLNADHHFTIFKKRFGKMYASDEEHHYRFSVFKANLRRAMHHQKLDPSAVHGVTQFSDMTPDEFRRNFLGVNRRLRLPSDANKAPILPTGDLPSDFDWRQHGAVTPVKNQGSCGSCWSFSTTGALEGANFLATGKLVSLSEQQLVDCDHECDPEEKGSCDSGCSGGLMNSAFEYTLKAGGLMREEDYPYTGTDRATCKFDKTKVAAKVANFSVVSLDEEQIAANLVKNGPLAVAINAVFMQTYVGGVSCPYICSKKLDHGVLLVGYGTGYSPIRMKEKPYWIIKNSWGEKWGENGYYKICRGPNVCGVDSMVSTVAAVSTSS from the exons ATGGCTATTCGTTTCTCTTTCCTTTTCCTATTCTCTATCCTCTTAACGACGTCGCTTTTGGTAGCCGTTAACGGCGACATTAAAGGCCTCGACGACGACGAGGATATTTTAATCCGTCAAGTCGTCGGCGACGATGATCATCACATGCTAAACGCCGATCATCACTTTACGATTTTTAAGAAGAGGTTCGGCAAAATGTACGCCTCCGATGAGGAGCATCATTACAGATTCTCGGTTTTTAAAGCTAACTTGCGCCGTGCAATGCATCACCAGAAGCTCGATCCATCTGCTGTTCACGGTGTGACTCAATTTTCCGATATGACGCCGGACGAATTCCGCCGGAATTTTCTCGGCGTTAACCGCCGGTTACGGCTTCCTTCTGACGCCAATAAAGCTCCGATTCTTCCTACAGGTGATCTACCGTCAGATTTCGATTGGAGACAGCACGGTGCCGTTACGCCAGTGAAGAACCAG GGCTCATGCGGTTCATGCTGGTCATTTAGTACCACTGGTGCATTAGAAGGTGCCAACTTTCTGGCTACAGGGAAGCTTGTTAGCCTCAGCGAGCAGCAACTTGTGGACTGTGATCACGAG TGTGATCCAGAAGAAAAAGGTTCATGCGACTCTGGATGCAGTGGTGGGCTAATGAATAGTGCCTTTGAATACACTCTCAAAGCTGGTGGACTTATGCGAGAAGAGGATTATCCATACACTGGCACCGATCGTGCTACCTGCAAATTTGACAAGACCAAGGTTGCAGCTAAAGTTGCTAACTTTAGTGTTGTCTCCCTTGACGAAGAACAAATTGCTGCTAATCTTGTCAAGAATGGCCCTCTCGCTG TGGCTATCAATGCTGTGTTCATGCAGACATATGTTGGCGGAGTCTCGTGCCCATATATATGCTCTAAGAAGTTGGATCATGGTGTCTTATTAGTGGGTTACGGTACGGGCTATTCTCCCATTCGAATGAAAGAGAAACCATACTGGATCATCAAGAACTCGTGGGGAGAGAAATGGGGAGAAAATGGATACTACAAAATCTGCAGAGGCCCCAATGTTTGTGGAGTGGATTCAATGGTTTCAACAGTTGCAGCTGTTAGTACCAGCTCATAG
- the LOC129885417 gene encoding E3 ubiquitin-protein ligase RSL1-like isoform X1, with translation MGNTQQKFGQNHSEQELPVTELPDESFTCEICIEPMLLPNKKFKNQNFCVHPFCIDCVVKYITVKLEDNVGNIPCPSLSCDQFLDPISCRNLVGPQLFVKWSDVLCESSVLGLAQCYCPNRNCSALILDECGGNVKRSQCPNCKRNFCFQCKLPWHAGFRCEESREWRDSNDVVFGAVAERNKWKRCPQCRHFVELIEGCKIVKCRCSANFCYNCGKRVYRHWCGCDSASRFCIRVVHWFSTISVLLAILLIFWNLSTKKSKN, from the exons ATGGGAAACACACAGcaaaaatttggccaaaatcaCTCAGAACAAGAATTGCCAGTGACAGAATTACCAGATGAATCATTCACTTGCGAAATTTGCATCGAGCCTATGTTGTTACCgaataaaaaattcaagaatcagAATTTCTGTGTTCATCCGTTCTGTATCGACTGTGTGGTAAAATACATCACCGTCAAGCTTGAGGACAACGTCGGCAACATTCCTTGTCCGTCTCTGAGCTGTGATCAATTTTTGGACCCAATTTCTTGCCGGAATCTTGTGGGACCTCAGCTGTTTGTTAAATGGTCCGACGTGTTGTGTGAATCTTCTGTTTTAGGGTTAGCGCAGTGTTACTGTCCGAATCGGAATTGTTCGGCTTTGATTTTGGATGAGTGTGGTGGGAATGTGAAGCGATCGCAGTGCCCAAATTGCAAGAGGAACTTTTGCTTTCAGTGTAAGCTTCCATGGCATGCTGGATTTCGGTGTGAAGAGAGTCGGGAATGGAGGGACTCAAACGACGTCGTTTTTGGTGCGGTTGCTGAACGTAACAAGTGGAAAAGGTGTCCACAGTGTCGACACTTTGTTGAACTTATTGAAGGTTGCAAAATTGTTAAATgcag GTGTAGTGCCAATTTCTGCTACAACTGCGGAAAAAGAGTTTATCGACACTGGTGTGGTTGCGATTCTGCTTCCAGGTTCTGCATAAGGGTCGTCCATTGGTTTTCCACTATTTCTGTTCTCCTAGCTATCCTTTTAATCTTCTGGAATTTAAGTACTAAAAAGTCGAAAAACTAG
- the LOC129885417 gene encoding E3 ubiquitin-protein ligase RSL1-like isoform X2, translating to MGNTQQKFGQNHSEQELPVTELPDESFTCEICIEPMLLPNKKFKNQNFCVHPFCIDCVVKYITVKLEDNVGNIPCPSLSCDQFLDPISCRNLVGPQLFVKWSDVLCESSVLGLAQCYCPNRNCSALILDECGGNVKRSQCPNCKRNFCFQCKLPWHAGFRCEESREWRDSNDVVFGAVAERNKWKRCPQCRHFVELIEGCKIVKCRRIREKHIPEQIG from the exons ATGGGAAACACACAGcaaaaatttggccaaaatcaCTCAGAACAAGAATTGCCAGTGACAGAATTACCAGATGAATCATTCACTTGCGAAATTTGCATCGAGCCTATGTTGTTACCgaataaaaaattcaagaatcagAATTTCTGTGTTCATCCGTTCTGTATCGACTGTGTGGTAAAATACATCACCGTCAAGCTTGAGGACAACGTCGGCAACATTCCTTGTCCGTCTCTGAGCTGTGATCAATTTTTGGACCCAATTTCTTGCCGGAATCTTGTGGGACCTCAGCTGTTTGTTAAATGGTCCGACGTGTTGTGTGAATCTTCTGTTTTAGGGTTAGCGCAGTGTTACTGTCCGAATCGGAATTGTTCGGCTTTGATTTTGGATGAGTGTGGTGGGAATGTGAAGCGATCGCAGTGCCCAAATTGCAAGAGGAACTTTTGCTTTCAGTGTAAGCTTCCATGGCATGCTGGATTTCGGTGTGAAGAGAGTCGGGAATGGAGGGACTCAAACGACGTCGTTTTTGGTGCGGTTGCTGAACGTAACAAGTGGAAAAGGTGTCCACAGTGTCGACACTTTGTTGAACTTATTGAAGGTTGCAAAATTGTTAAATgcag aAGAATTAGGGAGAAACATATACCAGAACAGATCGGGTAG